TGTCCATTTAATTTTATGCTCATTTGGTTGTTATTAAATTCAGTGCTATACCGGATTATTTGAGATATTGTTGGATATTTCCATCAAAAGTAAGATTATCAAGTTTTGTTTTTACCCCGTTATTTTGATTCTTCTATACAATTTATTTTGATTTAGTTTGCTGAGGGAAAGCCAATTTATTAAGATGGACTGATTAGTAGTTTCAACCTAGATGTCTTTAATTGCTATTGGCAGATTTATTTCCGTATGTGATACCAAAAATAGGTATACTTCAATAAGATTTAAATTAAAGAATTCTCTGAATCCGAGGAACATTACAAAAGAAAAAGACTTGAAAATTTGATCATTCTATGTTGTTCATCAAATCTAATGAGGTATTTGACATTTAGATGGACAGGTTGGTAAGTTTGTATGGGTCCATATTGGAGTTAAGACCATTAGATATGGATTTTGAAAAGTTAGTTAATAAGATAAAAAAGTCACTAATGACTAACTATTAGATTACCGCCCATAGGAATTTTCATGATTTTTAGGGTAGGGAAATGGTGCAGTCACCATTAATTTCTTGTTTAACTATTAATCCCTGATGTTCGAGTGAGTCAATCATTTGAATTAATGGTATTACTCCTAATCTATTACTATATCGTTTTTTGAGACTATTGAAAGTTATGTGATCTGTATGGAGTGTCAGATCCGTTATCATGGATAGAAATGATTGCGAATACTTCTCCAAATCATTTCTTGATAAAATCCCAAAGGTTTCTGGGGACACCCTATAGTGTTCTGAAACTCTATATATCCCATCATAGCTGATGTTTATTTCGTCTTTTTCAATCCAACCCGTCAATTTCTCTTGAACAAGAATAGGTAGGATGTTATCCTTAAACGCTATCTCTGTAATAGGAAAATCAGTATCATCGTCTTCAAATTCCATCCAAACTTTCATAAATTTGACTTTTTTTCGGACATCGCCGTTGACTGTTTCAGCTAACTTTTTAAGGAAACTAAAAACTTGGAATTGTTCCGCATAATCAAGTTCTGAAACCTTCATTATTTAAAATTCCTTGAATATCATTACTTTTAAAGATGAGTGATATGATGCTTGGGCTAGAAATATCCCCTCTACCATTAAGGCCCTAGTAACTGTTGTCGGCCAAATTTTCCTTTGAAATTCTAGATCCGGTTCTGCAAGTCTGTTACCTAAGGCTACGCCACCTATGAAACCCATTATTGCGACAAGCGGCACTATGACATTAAGAAGATTTCCATTACAAATTGCAAGTCCAAGAAGAACAGTATTACCTGTTAACACAGATGCGAAAACATTGAGTTCTATGAAACTTATAGCATCCATGAACCCTGACATAGATGCATGAGCAACTAACCGTATATTTCGCAAATACAAAGTTTGGGTTTTAGCATAAGGGACATCTGCTGGCAACTTAGATGAATTCTTTGCAGGTATCTTATCTGAAGGGTTATTCATTATCGACTTTGATAATATTAAGTACTGAGATAAAAGAATTAAGAACGCTAGTCTATTCCTTTTCAAAGATAGATATCAAACTATCATTTGATATCTATCTTTGAATCACTAATTTTCAAAACAAAAACCGCTTACCTAACCTATGGAGGTATCTCAGGATTACTACGGACCTTGCTAAATATTGTGAAATCTTTTTTAGCAGGATAAATTCTTAAGCAAACGATTATCTTAATTCACCATTATTGTTTGGACAAGAATGATCAAGTGATGGATTGCAGCTCCTAAAATTGTAAGGTAATTTTAAAGATAGTGAGAAGATTTACTATACTGATGAACTAAATTCATATTTTGACTAGGCCGCCCTGCTGATATAAACAATCCACTCTTTCAATCATATATTGGACTATTCTAGCCATTTCACTCTGTCGATTTGAAGAATCTAAGTAGAAAACAAGCTAGGTTAGAATTCGTGCAGCTGTTCGACACTAGAATCAAACACATATCCGTCTGACTATATTATATTATTTAATAAATCTATGTTATTTTTATGAATTTTATAATAAATAAATATTTTATTCATATTGTCATAAGATAGTGATACGTTTATTTACTTTTTTGGATAAATATGAATAACCTAGAAAATAGAAATAAGGCTACATTCATGTCATAAATAATGCCGCAGTAAGAACTATGGCAACGAAGGGTACGTCGCAAACTACTTTCTATCGTTGAAGCTATGGTTCCCTGCGAAAATTTATGGAAAACATGAGGTTAGGCAGAACAAGATGATGATGGCGCGGTCACAAGTCTAATGACGCCTTTTTACTATTTTCTAGGATTGTATAAAGAATCACAATAGATAGGCTATTTGTACTTTATATTTGTAGCATGAAATGTATGGTAAATATAGAGAATGAATACCGATACGAGTGAAATAGAACGTCATTATCCTCTGACTCCTGATTTGATAATACATAGGATAATCAATGGTATGTGGCAAGTCGCAGGAGGACACGGGTATATCGATCAGGAGTCGGCAATTGAAGACATGATAAAATATCATGAAGCTGGATTCACAAGTTGGGATCTTGCAGATATCTATGGCCCTGCGGAAGATTTTGTTGGACAGTTCCGCAGGAGATTGTCAGAGATAAAAGGAGGGGGAGAACTCGATAGAATTCAGGCATTGACAAAATGGGTACCGCATCCAGGAAGAATAGAATATTCTAACGTTAAAGAAAATATTCAAAAATCACTCTCAAGAATGCGGGTTGACTCTCTTGATTTGCTTCAATTTCATTGGTGGGATTATAATAATCCGTATTATATGGATGCTCTCAAATATCTGTCAGACCTACGTGATGAAGGACTAATCAAGCATATAGGCCTTACAAATTTTGATACCGAACGTATGCAAATCATGATGGATTCAGGATTGCAAATTGTATCAAACCAAATTCAATATTCGATCATAGATCGTAGACCTGAGGTAAAAATGGTACAATTTTGCAACGAACATAATATCAAGCTACTAGCCTACGGAAGCCTGTGCGGAGGGCTGTTGTCAGAACGATATCTTGGAAAAATACAAGAACCATCTGCTTTTGATCTAGATACATTGAGCCTGAAAAAATACAAGAAGATGATAGATACATGGGGCGGATGGGGTTTATTTCAGAAACTTTTATCCACCTTGAACGAAGTATCACAAAAACACAATGTGAGTATTGCTAATGTAGCAACTCGATATATCCTGCAGAAACCTGCAGTGGCCGGTGCCATTATCGGTGTTAGGCTTGGGATATCTGATCATAGAAATAGTAATGCTCAGGTATTCAACTTCAGTTTGGACAAGTCTGACATTGATATTATAGATACCGTATGCACAAAGTCAAATAACCTATCTGACATGGTAGGAGATTGTGGTGACGAGTATAGATATCCATTTTAGAGAATCCTGTTCCTCTCAATCATTATAGACCTATTAGCCATTTGAGAATAGAATACTGGGAACACTGATTTAATTTAAGTACCAGATTATCAATAATGATAAATGGGCGGGGAGGGGATTTTTTTTAATTGATTAGATTTTTAATCCTATTTTATTATGTCAAATAGATATTATAATGGATATTGGATATTAAGATATCAGCCGGTTTCACTTTCTTATTGAAAATCAAAAACAATGGGAAAAAATATGATTAATAAATGATATTCGCATAGTAGTCTTTATCCTTCGTACCTGTGATAAACCTTGGTTATTATGTACCATGTCCCATCAAGTTTTATGAGCGTGTGAAAGTCTGTATAATTTGCTCCAACAGCGTCATTCTCCATGTCGACACGCAATATTGCTGTGGTTGGTGTAATAGATAGCACGTCGATTCGAGTCTTGATGTTTGGGGCAGGGCCGTTTTTTTCAACAAAGTCATAGAAATTCTTGATCGGCCCATGGAGTAACTTGTCATCGTCGAACCCGGATATCGTGGCATCCCTGTGGAAGGCCTGGGTAAGTATAGGAACGCTGCCGACGCGCAACCCTTCTACGTATAAAGCAACAGTAACGAGTGCATCCTCATATTCTTGAGTAGACACATTTTTTATATTCTTTGACATTGGAATTCTTTTTCAGTGAAAATAAAGTATTTTCCGTAATAAAACTTACTATATATATAGTAAGAAATGAGAACGCGAGAAAATAGTAGATTAGTTGATTACGATGCACAAGGTGGTCCGCCGAGAATACTCAAATAATAAAGTCTTTGATTGTGTTGAATATTATTAAATAGGACGACTTACTATATTATTCATATTCCAAGATCAAAAAAATGATGATAGCAATAAGTCAGGCGAAGCATATGCGCAATCCAATAGAAAAGGGAAATATGCAACTTCCACTGAAAATCGTAGATTAGTATGGGAATATATAATCTGGCCCCTAATTTTAAAAATTAACAGAAATTATTTTACTCCAAATGAATACCACATAATCAGAGACAAAGTTTCGAAAGAAAAAAAAATTCCTACATCAAAGGTATCCGGAGGACTGGTATCACTATTGCTTAAAGGAATTATAACTCAAGACAAGAAATACTATTCAATCCATTACAAATTAATTCCCTATATGAGAATAAAATCAAAACTGGATTACGGAACTGTTTTAAGGGAAACTTGTTCTAAAAAATAAGTATAAATAGTATTGTATTGATGATTCTCCAAACCTTGCAAATAATCCTTGCTCCTTCTCGTTCTCCTTTTCTGTTTGTTCATTAATCCATAGTCGTCATAACAAACTGGTAATCCGTTCACTTTGAGAAAAGGCCAGAGCTTGGTTGTCTTAAAATAAAGATGATTTTGTAAACACGGTTTATCCATTCTCGGCTGACATAATAACTACTGCACGTGATTTTATACCATTTTTCTATCTTACTACAAACCCCAAGTTTCATTCTACGTTATTCGAAATGAAAAGATATGGCGAAACTAAAGATCATTTAAACAAGTATATAGTTTTCACTTGATAACATTTTTTCACAATAATCTATAGGAAAAATCTTTTTATAGATTTATAGTGATAATAATATGATTGAATATGGTCATGGTGGGTAATTATATTCAAAAATATATACCTAAAAGAACTGAGATAGCCCTGTCCCCCAATAAAGACAAAATTAGTCAGCAATTACCTTCTTGCTGTATACCTAATTGTCATTCTTATCCCTTATCGAGGTGCACCAAGTGTTCAAGCTATTGCTGCTATGCGCATGTGTACGGTCACGATCATTCAATAGAGAATTTTGAAATACTTAAATAATTTCACCTTAATTTTATTACAAAAATACTTCATTTATTGATCAAAAAAAGATAGATAGAGATAAAAGATCTATAACAAACAATCTACAAGAATCAGGGTTTGTATAGCTACCGGTTGGGGTATCTATGAACATAGAAAAGGACATAATTTTATATCTTTTCTATAATTCTAGGATTCATTGGTTTTGAGTCCTAATTGTAAATATTTTGAGTATATTTAACTTGGGAATGTTTTCTGTTCTGTTGGTCCACTAGATTTTAGACCAGATGTCTCCTTTCTACTAAATATTGGATATTGCGCTCTTCTAATCAGTATGGGTAAATGTTTTTTGTCGAAGGGAAAAACCGGCAGCACTTTTGGAAAGTTTCAATGACAAACCAATCCATGATGTTTGAAATTATAGATGAGGGGAGAAAAAAAGATAGAACCTTTGATATAGACTCAAACCGATAACAGAATATATGACCATATCACTATTCATCTTTTTAGGTGTTATTACATTTATAGATCTGAATTTAAATATCTTGGTATGCAATGCAAAGTGCAAATGGCAAAAGACCCAGTTTGTAGTATGAACGTGGATGAAAAGACTGCAAAAACATGTATCGAAAATTGGCGGAAACAAGATATATTTATGTTCTTCTACATGCAAACAACAATTCGATAAGAATCCTTCAAAATATGGATATTGATACAAATCATGGATAAACAATTCTAAGACTAGTCAATTTCGGATATACCGTCATATTTTCTTTTTATCGATTCTATTCTGCCTCGATATTTTTCAGCATATCCTGATTTGCATGATATACAACAGAAGAATCGTTCAATATCTGCGAATTTTAGAATCTTAGGTTTACCATAGACAGGTCCATCACAGAAATCACAAGTAACGCTTATTGTTAGGCCACTTTCAATTTTTTTCTGAATTTCGCCTATCTCTTTTTTTAGTATCTTGTTCTGCGTTTTGTAACCGATGTTCTTTTTTCTTTTCACATTTTCATCAAGGTCCTGCAATTGGATGAAATTCTTTTCTTTTGACTCTACCTTATCAAAGTCAAAAATTGGTAGGATCCCCTTGATAAAACCTATGTTAACCAATCTTTCATAACGTGACTTTACGGTTGGAGTTGTTATTCTCGTCTCCCTTGATATCTTTCTAAATGACTTTCTGCCGTCCTCTAGTAGTGACCTTATGATAGATACATCAATTTCATCAAGGCTAAGTGGCATATGAAGTTGTCAATTTACTTGCTTTGTAATAATATTCTTTACATTTGTAAAAAGTAATAGCCGAAAATGTTATTAGATTTACTCAGTATTGTGGTACTCTAACAAATTTGTATCCTGATTCTTCTAATCTTTCTTTAATGTCGTGTTGAGTTATTTCCAAGGGATCAAATTCTACGATCACTGTATCTGTTATATTGTTAATATTTATTTTTTTGATTCCTTTTTTATCTTTTAATTGCTTTTCCACAATAGGTTTGCATGTAGTACAATACATTCCGACAACTTTAAAGTAGACTTTTTCCATAATATGTCAATAATTCTTTTCTTGTAATTTATTTAATTGATAGCGCTGTTAAAAAGGATGTAGACAGAGGGTCTTAGACCCAGGCATTAAAAAAGATGTAACCAAAATAAACTAATTTTACATTTGTAAAGCCTTGTTGTTATATATCTATTAATCACTACTCATTGTATGGCAAAGGACCCCATATGTGGAATGTTTGTTGAAGAAAATGAAAGTTCCATTCATCATACTAAAGACGGAATATCCTACTATTTTTGCTCGTCTCAATGTTTAGACGAATTTCTTGAACCCGAGAAGGCCCTCAAAAAATTAAAAATACATGTCCTAATAAGCATAGTATTAACCATCCCAATCGTATTGTTTAGCTTACCACATATGATTCCACAATTGGAACACCTCTATCCAATGGAAATGATGGAATATATCAATTACATACTTTTGGCTTTGGCTACTCCAATACAATTTTGGATTGGTTGGCGTTTTTACAGAGGATTCTGGGATGGTATCAAATCAAAAGCGTCAAATATGGATACGTTAATTGCTATCGGAACAACAGCCGCTTATATTTACAGCGCCATAGTTACCATCTTTCCTGGATACTTCCCTTTTACAGCGGTATACTTTGAAACAAGTGCAATCATAATTACTCTTATCCTGATAGGAAGGCTGCTTGAAACTAAGACAAAAGAAAAAGCATCAGGTGCGGTTAGAAAGCTTTTAGATCTAAAACCTAGGACTGCACATGTATTGAGACCTGAAATCAGAGAAAAAAATACTGCAGGTTCCGATGCTAATAAGAATAGTAATAATCCTTTGGATGGTTCTAGACTAAAGCTAGTTTCAAAAGAATTTAGAGAACTTGAAATTCCAGTGGAAGAAATCATACAAGGCGACTTGATGATCATACGCCCAGGAGAAAGGGTTCCCACTGATGGAATGATAGTAGACGGTTCATCTTCGATAGATGAATCTGCGATAACAGGTGAAAGTATACCTGTTGACAAAGTAAAAGGCGACGAAGTAATTGGGGCAACAATTAACAAAAATGGCCTCTTAAAAGTCAAAGCAACTAAGATTGGTCAAGATACAGTATTATCTCAAATCATAACCCTGGTAGAAGAGGCCAAAACAGGTAAATCCAAACTTGAAAGAATGGTGGACCAGGTAGCAAAATATTTTGTTCCGGCTATTGTAATAATAGCAATCGGGGTATTCCTTGGTTGGTATTTTATTGGGAATGCGGGATTAACTTATTCCGTACTAGCATTTGTTTCTGTCATGATAATAGCATGTCCATGTGCTTTAGGATTGGCGACGCCAGCAGCATTAATGATGGGTGCCGCAAAGGGAGCTGAAAATGGTATTTTGTATAAAGGCGGCGAGCATATAGAAATAGCAAGTAAAGTCAATTTAGTGGTATTTGATAAAACTGGAACATTAACAGAAGGAAAACCATCTGTTACTGACATAGTAACATTTGATAATATAGATGACAACGAGTTGTTAAGACTAGCAGCGATAGGAGAATCAGGGTCTGAGCACCCTTTGGCCAAAGCTGTTATCACAAAAGCCAACGAAAAAGGAATTCATGCAGTTTCGCCTGATTCATTTGAAGCGGTAGCAGGTCATGGTCTTATAGCTAAATACTCTGATCATGACATAACGGTAGGAAATAGAAAGATAATGCTTGACAATGATATTTCAATTCCTGAAAACATTGAAAAAAGACTTTCGGAATTGGAAAAAGATGGTAAAACAACAGTACTAGTCTCACTAGACAATCATTTGTATGGATTAATTGCAATATCTGATACCATAAAGGAAGGTGCCAAAGAAGCGATTCTTGATCTAAAAAACTTGGGAGTTGAATCAATAATGCTCACTGGAGATAATGAACGGACAGCAAAGGCTGTCGCTTCCAGAATTGGTATTACCCGAGTAATATCTCAGGTGTTGCCACATCAAAAAGAAGAGATCGTAAGCAGTATACAGACAAAAGAAAAAAGAGTTGTAGCAATGGTAGGTGACGGAATTAATGATGCTCCAGCTTTAGCCCGAGCAGATTTGGGAATTGCAATAGGGTCCGGAACAGATATTGCCAAAGAAACTGGTGGTATAATATTAATTAGCAACAATATTGGAGACGTTGTAACCGCATTAGAATTAGGAAAGAAAACTGTCTCAAAAATAAAGCAGAATTTGTTCTGGGCTTTTGCTTATAATACGGGGTTAATACCTGTAGCAGCAGGTGCATTGGTTCCTATTTTGGGACTATCAGTATTTGGGTGGCTCCCAATTCTTGCTGGATTGGCAATGGCCATGAGCTCTGTCACTGTTGTTACTAATTCTCTTTTTTTGGGAAGATATAAACCAAGAACAATAAATAGACCAAAAACAAAATCAGTTTAGATGACCATTATATTATTCTTTTTTATTTATAGGATTTAAAAACAAGCATTCTTGACTTATCTGGATCTGGAGTTTAAGCCGTTGTAGACCTTTATCGGCTACTAAACCTTTAACCCTTCATATCTTTTAGTTCTCAACTTGATTATATGAAAAAAATTTGATTATACAACCCTCATCTACAGATGATATAATCCCTTTTTTAGCATATCAGTCAATTATCAATATTGGATTATACAATAATACGATAGATACTTTCTTCTATCCATACCTTGATGTCATTATTGTCAATCCTTGCATTGTCAATCCTTGCATTGTCAATATTCATCGCATGGATGATACCTTTTAGTTAGAGTCTTGATAAATCTAATAACTTTTCAGGTTAAATAAAATCTATTGAAAGCTTAAATTTGAATTCTAAAAAGTAATGTGAAATAAGTGAACAACAAAAAAAAAAAGGATTAGTTGTTTATTTGTCCTAATGCATTATTTCCTGTGTTAGCTTGGAATTGGAAGTTCAAGTTATTGCCAGAGAGTACAGAGCTTCCACCAGAAACTACTTGACTATTCTGTTTTGATTTTTGAGATTGGCTAATGATTTGTTTTGCTTTGTTACTCTTTTTTGCCAATGCATCTTCTGAAATTGCCAATGGGGCTAGGACCAAGGCAAGTGCGAGAACAACAGCTGTTGATACTAGTAATGTTTTATTTGTGTTCATACTTGTAAACTATAACATGATAATTCAACTTATATTAGATATTTTAGATATTTCTATGAATCTTTAGAGGTAAAATTAAACAGAATTAATTTCTAGGTTACGGTCTAGAGGTCTGGTAAGCATATAATAAAAGTACAGGGAATATTTTTTTGGAAATAGATTTAATCTAATTAATAGTCTTTATTTGTCACTCTACAGGTGTTTTTCATTTACCCGTTTTCTATCAATTTATATTTGACTAATTTTTTTTCAAATATCTAAAATCTTGTCCGATAATTTTATCAATTCTCCCAATTTTAGATTGATTTATGATCAATCGCATATAGCATATCCAAATCCAATCCCATTACGCAGGCTATCCACCAATGAGATGCAGAACCTAAACTAATGAATCTGTTTCGTAATTAAATTAACTGTATAGTATCGGAATTTCTAAAGATATTTGGATTGATGATGGTATATACTCATTGAGAACACTCGAATTACAGACCTTTTTTATGTAGCCCTCTGCTGATCTCTATTCTCTTAAAGTGTTAGTGGTACAAGTATAGATAGGATATTCTGATTGTTAATATTGTTGTTGTTGGTTTTGTTAGTAGTATATAGTATTTGAAGTTCAAAAAAGAAGAGATTAACGAAAAAAGCTCTCCCAAAGAGTATAGTAGTTGGGGGGAGATAGGACTACTAATTCAGATTGTTGCAGCTAAAATAAAGACTTCGAACAAAAAGTATGACATAATATTAGGAATAACAAATGGAGGAATCATCCCAGCAAGGCTAATGGCCCAAGAACTAGACATTGATCATATACAGTTCATACCCGTTAGAAATAAGAAACTACATATCGAAGAAATGCCTCAATTAACGACCGATAAAAAGTATCTTGTAGTGGATGAAATATACGATACTGGTCAGACATTTTCTAAAGTCAAACATGCAATAAAAGATTTTGATTGTGATTACGCATTTCTTATGAGAAGATTCAACGAAACTAATCGGAATGAAACAGACGATGAAATAACCTTTATCGGAAAAATATTAAACCATGACAAATGGGTCGTCTTTCCATGGGAACTAAAATCATTACCATAGGATAGAATTTTGCTTGGAAATTTTTGATTGTTGAATCAAATTAAATGTGTGCTCGACATGTCCATAAAACTATAAAAATGCTTTGTTGCATAATTCCTTATTCTCCGGTTATCATCATGATCATCATGTTATATTCTTCTAAAAATGTTATACAATGATACTTTTATCATGATCTCCTTTACCATGTTTTGAAACCTGTTTGCTGATGTGTATTCACCAAACATTCTCTTTATAGCTGAGAACACAGTTTCAGATATCCATCTCTGTCCGTATTTTCTTTTTGTCTTCCATTTCAACAGATCCTTTGCTTGTAACTTTACTTCGTTGTTCCTTAACCTATTGTTTTTAGGAGAAACAATAGAGTTCCTTCTTACCTTTATACCTGGATTGATCTTTTTGTCCTCAAGATACACAAAGTTTGGATTTGAATCATAGGCTCCATCAGCTAGTACCGATTTTATCTTTACAGTGTTTGGTTCTCTCGAATCCAAAACATGATTGACTAGTTTCTTTAGCATTTTCCCATCATGTACCTTCTCATCTGTCACTTCCAAAGCAATGATTTTCCTGGTCTTTATGTCTACAGCAACGTGGATCTTGAGATATCCTTTTCTATTTTGTGTATTCCATTTCTCATCCATCCACTGACCTCTGTTAGTAATCTTGATACCTGTACTGTCTATTGATATTATTAGGTCATCATCGTCATCCATCTTGTCTCTTTTAATATCGATGTTTAGCTTGTTGATTCGTTTACAGATGTGACCATAACTTGGTGGATTAGCAGGTAACCTTTTTCCTGTGGCCTTAATTATACCTTGGGTTTGTCTGTATGGTAGGTGAAATAAATAGCGAATGTAACCAATGGCCAAGATGAAAGAATCTGGAAATACAAATGGTTTACCCTTTTTGTTTATATTCATATTCTCTATCTCTGAACCCCAACCATCAAGGAAATCATACGAGAAGAGGATCTCACCGCGTTGAACTAATGAGCGATTGTAAGAGGGCCAGTCTATCACAAATAATCAATCTGTTCATTCCAGCTAAATATGTTGAGTTAGGCGACAAAGCATATAAAAACCATAATACTCTAAGAAACCAAGATATATGATTCAAAAGTATGAATACAGTCATTTGCACTAAATACAATTTGTGTTTCCAAATCATATATTCGATTTAGTAACGATTGATGTTTACTTGACTTTGACTGGAACGTCAAAAAATAGATGAATAATTCGAGAAGATCAAGTATAATAAATATGTTGACTATATGGGGAGTATAATGAGTAGTAGAGATTTTAACCCATTTGACTGGTATAGAAATTTCTTTGGAAGGCACACAAACAAGAATAGAGGGGGATTCTTCGATGATTACTTTGCTGGATTTGAAGAGATGCAAGAGGAGATGGAGAGAATATTTAAACAATTTAATAATATTCAATCCAATGCACCAAAGGAATTGGTAAGAGAATATCAAGCACCAGATGGTACAAAAGTAAGAGAAGTTGGGCCAATAGTTTATGGATATTCGATGACAATTGGACCTGACGGAAAGCCGCATATAAGACAATTTGGAAACGTTAAGAATTTGGCCGGAGGATCAAACAAGCAAGAAATTAATATCACTGGTTTGGCCGCAGGACCAACATTAACGGCTGAGAGAGAACCTCTGGCAGATCTAAATACTACCGAAAAGGAAATCAAAGTCATAGTAGAAATGCCAGGTATAAAAAAAGAGGATATTAAAATAAATGCGACTGAAGGTATGGTGGAAATTGCAACTACAGGTTCTCAAAGAAAATATCATAAAACTGTTGAAATTCCCTTAGAAGCTGATATAGATTCAGCTAGATCTAACTATACTAATGGTATATTAGAAGTCGTTTTCAATAAAAAAGAAAATGTAAAACCAAAAGGTAAGGAGGTAAAGGTAGAATAACGCTGAATAATACAACTTGTTTAATACTATACTATTAAGTAGTTAGCCATCTTTCCTGTTGTTTACCTCTCTTCCTTTTCATACCATTTTATT
This Candidatus Nitrosocosmicus oleophilus DNA region includes the following protein-coding sequences:
- a CDS encoding YoaK family protein, producing MKRNRLAFLILLSQYLILSKSIMNNPSDKIPAKNSSKLPADVPYAKTQTLYLRNIRLVAHASMSGFMDAISFIELNVFASVLTGNTVLLGLAICNGNLLNVIVPLVAIMGFIGGVALGNRLAEPDLEFQRKIWPTTVTRALMVEGIFLAQASYHSSLKVMIFKEF
- a CDS encoding aldo/keto reductase, with the protein product MNTDTSEIERHYPLTPDLIIHRIINGMWQVAGGHGYIDQESAIEDMIKYHEAGFTSWDLADIYGPAEDFVGQFRRRLSEIKGGGELDRIQALTKWVPHPGRIEYSNVKENIQKSLSRMRVDSLDLLQFHWWDYNNPYYMDALKYLSDLRDEGLIKHIGLTNFDTERMQIMMDSGLQIVSNQIQYSIIDRRPEVKMVQFCNEHNIKLLAYGSLCGGLLSERYLGKIQEPSAFDLDTLSLKKYKKMIDTWGGWGLFQKLLSTLNEVSQKHNVSIANVATRYILQKPAVAGAIIGVRLGISDHRNSNAQVFNFSLDKSDIDIIDTVCTKSNNLSDMVGDCGDEYRYPF
- a CDS encoding nuclear transport factor 2 family protein; the protein is MSKNIKNVSTQEYEDALVTVALYVEGLRVGSVPILTQAFHRDATISGFDDDKLLHGPIKNFYDFVEKNGPAPNIKTRIDVLSITPTTAILRVDMENDAVGANYTDFHTLIKLDGTWYIITKVYHRYEG
- a CDS encoding AsnC family transcriptional regulator translates to MPLSLDEIDVSIIRSLLEDGRKSFRKISRETRITTPTVKSRYERLVNIGFIKGILPIFDFDKVESKEKNFIQLQDLDENVKRKKNIGYKTQNKILKKEIGEIQKKIESGLTISVTCDFCDGPVYGKPKILKFADIERFFCCISCKSGYAEKYRGRIESIKRKYDGISEID
- a CDS encoding heavy-metal-associated domain-containing protein, producing the protein MEKVYFKVVGMYCTTCKPIVEKQLKDKKGIKKININNITDTVIVEFDPLEITQHDIKERLEESGYKFVRVPQY
- a CDS encoding heavy metal translocating P-type ATPase, producing MAKDPICGMFVEENESSIHHTKDGISYYFCSSQCLDEFLEPEKALKKLKIHVLISIVLTIPIVLFSLPHMIPQLEHLYPMEMMEYINYILLALATPIQFWIGWRFYRGFWDGIKSKASNMDTLIAIGTTAAYIYSAIVTIFPGYFPFTAVYFETSAIIITLILIGRLLETKTKEKASGAVRKLLDLKPRTAHVLRPEIREKNTAGSDANKNSNNPLDGSRLKLVSKEFRELEIPVEEIIQGDLMIIRPGERVPTDGMIVDGSSSIDESAITGESIPVDKVKGDEVIGATINKNGLLKVKATKIGQDTVLSQIITLVEEAKTGKSKLERMVDQVAKYFVPAIVIIAIGVFLGWYFIGNAGLTYSVLAFVSVMIIACPCALGLATPAALMMGAAKGAENGILYKGGEHIEIASKVNLVVFDKTGTLTEGKPSVTDIVTFDNIDDNELLRLAAIGESGSEHPLAKAVITKANEKGIHAVSPDSFEAVAGHGLIAKYSDHDITVGNRKIMLDNDISIPENIEKRLSELEKDGKTTVLVSLDNHLYGLIAISDTIKEGAKEAILDLKNLGVESIMLTGDNERTAKAVASRIGITRVISQVLPHQKEEIVSSIQTKEKRVVAMVGDGINDAPALARADLGIAIGSGTDIAKETGGIILISNNIGDVVTALELGKKTVSKIKQNLFWAFAYNTGLIPVAAGALVPILGLSVFGWLPILAGLAMAMSSVTVVTNSLFLGRYKPRTINRPKTKSV
- a CDS encoding phosphoribosyltransferase, with amino-acid sequence MKFKKEEINEKSSPKEYSSWGEIGLLIQIVAAKIKTSNKKYDIILGITNGGIIPARLMAQELDIDHIQFIPVRNKKLHIEEMPQLTTDKKYLVVDEIYDTGQTFSKVKHAIKDFDCDYAFLMRRFNETNRNETDDEITFIGKILNHDKWVVFPWELKSLP
- a CDS encoding IS5-like element ISThar1 family transposase, which encodes MIDWPSYNRSLVQRGEILFSYDFLDGWGSEIENMNINKKGKPFVFPDSFILAIGYIRYLFHLPYRQTQGIIKATGKRLPANPPSYGHICKRINKLNIDIKRDKMDDDDDLIISIDSTGIKITNRGQWMDEKWNTQNRKGYLKIHVAVDIKTRKIIALEVTDEKVHDGKMLKKLVNHVLDSREPNTVKIKSVLADGAYDSNPNFVYLEDKKINPGIKVRRNSIVSPKNNRLRNNEVKLQAKDLLKWKTKRKYGQRWISETVFSAIKRMFGEYTSANRFQNMVKEIMIKVSLYNIFRRI
- the hsp20 gene encoding archaeal heat shock protein Hsp20, encoding MSSRDFNPFDWYRNFFGRHTNKNRGGFFDDYFAGFEEMQEEMERIFKQFNNIQSNAPKELVREYQAPDGTKVREVGPIVYGYSMTIGPDGKPHIRQFGNVKNLAGGSNKQEINITGLAAGPTLTAEREPLADLNTTEKEIKVIVEMPGIKKEDIKINATEGMVEIATTGSQRKYHKTVEIPLEADIDSARSNYTNGILEVVFNKKENVKPKGKEVKVE